In Shewanella sp. GD04112, the sequence GCAATTGCAAATCTAGGGTTAAGTAAATATCTTGCCCCGGCTCCGGCGGTACGATTTTAAGGGTACGGATAGTTCGGCCGCGGTTGTTCACTTCTTCTTCGAGGTGACCCGGCGTGCCGTGTAGCAGAGATTCATAAAACTTTTCAATGCCTTGCTTACCAATATCCTTGGTGGCGGCATAGTTCTTCCATTGATCGTTACGCTCCAATTGGGCGCGATCGCGGGTGTTGATTTTGCCTACATAGCCCAGCACATGGGTGAGCTGGCTCGCATAGGGGTAGTTACGCTTTAAACCCGCCTCGACGGAAATACCGGGAAAGCGATGCTGGTTCACGCTAAAAATCGCCACTTGTTCTTCAGTCAGCTGATTTTTAAGGGTAAGCGGCTTAAAGCGGCGGTGAAACTTTAAGGCGTCGGTAAAGGTTTCGCGCTCATCTGGGGTGATTTCGATTAACTTGCCTAGCTCGTCCAAGGTCTCGGACATATTGGCAATTTTCTCAGGCACCAGATCGAGGGAGTAAAAGGGTTGGTTTTCGGCGAGGAGTACGCCGTTTCTGTCGTAAATCAGGCCACGGCTTGGAGCGATGGGCACGACACGAATACGGTTGTCATTAGAACGTGTTGCGTAATCTTTATAGGATTCAACCTGAAGGTGATAAAGATTGGTCACCAACACGCTCAGGAGGGCGACTACACAAAAAAAAGTGAACAGCGCACGGCGCTTAAACAGTGACGCCTCGGCGGCGTGGTCGTGCATGGTTATCCGCTTTTTTGGCGACACTTAGGCTATCTCCAGCTGATCCCATCCGGGTGGTTGACACTCGTTAACATCAAGATCCCGCTATTCTCTGTGATAAGGGTGATTGGTGTTCACGCTCCACGCGCGGTATAAGCTTTCGGCAACCACAATCCGCACCAGAGGATGGGGCAGGGTTAATGCCGACAGGCACCAACTCTGATGGGCTGCTTCCTTACAGGCGGGCGCTAAGCCTTCGGGGCCGCCAACCAGTAAACTCACATCACGACCATCGAGTTGCCATTTGTTCATGGCGGTCGCCAGTTCTGGCGTAGTCCAGTTTTTGCCGGGAAGATCTAAGGTGACAATGTGATTGCCCTTAGGGATTGCCGCTAACATTTGCTCGCCTTCCTTTTGCAGGATACGAACGATATCAGCGTTTTTTCCGCGCTTGCCGGCAGGGATTTCGATAAGTTCCAGTGCCATATCTCGGGGGAAGCGGCGTTGGTACTCTTCAAAGCCGCGGGTGACCCAATCGGGCATCCGTGTCCCTACTGCGATAAGTTGCAACTTCATTAGGCTTGCTTTTCTGACCAGAGCTTTTCAAGCTGGTAGAAATCGCGGGTTTGGTCTTGCATAACATGCAGGATCACGTTGCCCATATCCACCAATACCCATTCGCTGCTGTCGCGGCCTTCGATACCGATTGGTGGAATGCCAGCGGCTTTCGCTTCGAGCACGAGGTTTTCGGCGATCGCTTTCACGTGAGTTTTAGATGTACCTGAACAAATCACCATATAGTCGGTGATGTTAGATTGGTTGCTGACATCGATAACCACGACGTCACGGGCTTTTAAATCGTCGATTTTGTCGACAACAAACTGCTT encodes:
- the rlmH gene encoding 23S rRNA (pseudouridine(1915)-N(3))-methyltransferase RlmH — encoded protein: MKLQLIAVGTRMPDWVTRGFEEYQRRFPRDMALELIEIPAGKRGKNADIVRILQKEGEQMLAAIPKGNHIVTLDLPGKNWTTPELATAMNKWQLDGRDVSLLVGGPEGLAPACKEAAHQSWCLSALTLPHPLVRIVVAESLYRAWSVNTNHPYHRE
- the rsfS gene encoding ribosome silencing factor produces the protein MQSAELKQFVVDKIDDLKARDVVVIDVSNQSNITDYMVICSGTSKTHVKAIAENLVLEAKAAGIPPIGIEGRDSSEWVLVDMGNVILHVMQDQTRDFYQLEKLWSEKQA